In Candidatus Dormiibacterota bacterium, the DNA window GTGCTCGCTGAGCGTCACCTCGGTGTGGGGGCTGAGCAGCAGCCCCGCCGCCGCCCGGTGCCCCATCGCGGTGGCGATCTCCAGGCGGGTGTGGCCGTCGTCGGGGCCGCGCGGCGCGGCGCCGAGGTCGGGGGCGGCGGTCGCCTGCCAGCTCACCACCCCGGTGCCGGCGACGAGGGCCAGCAGCAGCAGGACGATGATCGCGCAGGCGGCACGGACCCCCCTCTCGCCCTGCCTGCAGGCCCGCCGTCGGCCGCACCGGCTGCTCACGGCGGGCCAGGGTAGCGGAGCGCCGGATCAGCCGGCCAGGGGCAGGGTCACCGTGAACGAGCTGCCCACCCCGCGCTTCGAGGCGACGATGATGTCCCCGCCGTGCTTGCGAGCGAGCTGGCGCGCGATGTACAGCCCCAGCCCGGTGCCGGGGATCTCGGAGTCGGTGCCGCGCCCCACCCGCGTGAACCGGGTGAAGAGCCGGGGCAGGTCCTCGGCGTGGATGCCGATGCCCTGGTCGCTGACCGTGACCACCGCCACCCCCTGACCGCTGCGCACCGTGCAGCGCACCTCTCCGCCGTCCGGTGAGTATTTGACCGCATTGGCAAGAAGATTGAACAGGACGGTGAGCAGCCGGAGGCTGTCGCCGCGCACCTGCACCGGCGCCGGCGGGCACTCGACCCCGAGCCGGTGGCGGGGACCGAGCATCGGCTCGACCCGCGCCCCCGCCTGGCGGACGAGGTCGCGGACGTCGACCAGCTGGTCGTCGAGCTCGAGCCGGCCGTCGTCGAGGCGCGCCGCCTGGAGCATCGCCTCGGACAGCCCCACCAGCTCGTCGACCTTGGTGCGCAGCACCGGCAGCACCTGGCTGCGCGCCGCCGCCGAGAGCTCTCCGAACATCCCGTCCTCGAGCAGCCCGATGTAGCCGAGCAGCACGGTGAGGGGGGCCCGCACCTCGTGGGAGGCGAGCCGCAGGAAGTCCGACTTCGACTCCTCCAGCTCCATGGTTCGGCGGTGCTCGGTGGCGAGGTCGCGGCCGCGGCGCTCGCTGTCGGAGAGGCGCAGCCAGGAGACGGTGGCGCCGCGACCGACCGCGGAGATCGCCAGCAGCACGGAGGCCTGGACGGTCGCGGTGAGCGGGGTCTCGCCGTGGACGGCCGGACCGGCCAGGTCGAGGGCGACCCCCAGCGCCACCAGCGGCAGCAGCAGGCGGCGGGGCAGCAGCCGGGTGGCGGCGAGCACCGGCAGCACCGCCAGGGACATGACCGTCCCCCGCGAGGCGAACCGGCCGTCGAGCAGGAAGATGCCGAGGAGGAGGATCGCCCCGAGCAGCGCGCAGGGGGCCTCGCGGCACATCCCACCGAGCGGCAGTGGGGCGCGCACCCGGGCCCAGAGACCGGGCACGAGCGTGTCCGCGGCGGCGGGAGGCGCCCACGCCGTGGGACGCCTGTCGGGGATCTCGAGGAGGGCGTCGCCCCCCGTGGAGGGCACCGGAGCGGTCCCGGCGGGGTGCGGGGCGAGGAGCGGGCTCACGGCCGAGGGTCCTGGAGCATGCCGGGGGGACGGTACGGCGGCCCCGCCGAGGCTTCGATGGAGGAGCGGTCACGAGCCGATCACGGCGACCGCCACACCCGGGCGGCTCAGCGCAGCCGCAGCACCGCCATCCCGGCGCTGCCGCCGAGCAGCACCAGGACCACCAGCCCGGCCACCAGCGGGATCCCCACGCCCCGGCCCGAGCCGCCCCCGCCCCCGCCGCTGGCGGGGAGCGTCGCCGAGCCGCTCGTCGAGGTGACCGTCGAGGCCCCCGTGTCGCCGTTCGGGATGTCCGCCGGGAATGGGGTGTCGAGCGGGGTGGCGGTGGCGGTGGGCGCCGGCCGCGGGGTCGCGGTGGGAGGGATGCTCACCTGTCCCGCGGAGTTGGTGAAGCTGAACGTGGGCCCCGCCCGGGGGGTGTCGGTGGGCGCCCCGCAGTCGATCGGGAAGATCTCGATCAGGCGGCTGGGGCAGGCGAACCGATCGCTGGTGGTCGAGTGGGTGTGGGTGGTGTGGGTCCTGGTGGTCTTCTCGGCGACCACCTCGGTGCGCGCCACCGCCGCATGGGCCACCCCGGGACCGGAGGAGGGGCGCGCCGCCGGGCTGAGCACGAGCGCGAGCAGCCCGATGCCGAGCAGGGCGAGGGCGAGGGAGCAGCGCCGCGCAGCGCTCACGGAGCGGGGGCGACCTCGGCGCCGCGCTGCCACTCCCCGACGATCGCGCCGTGGGTGGCGAAGGCGAGCGGGGGGAGGGCGGCGACGGCGAAGCGCCGGACCTCCAGCACCTCCTCCGGGCAGGCCCGGGGGGTACCCGCGACGATGCGGCCGGCGTAGGCGACGATCACCACCCCGGCGGTGACCAGGTTGGCGTGGTGGACGCCGACCAGCCGGTCGATCTCCACCTCGCAGCCGATCTCCTCGTGGCACTCGCGGGCGGCGGCGGCGCGGGGGTGCTCGTCGTAGTCGACGTATCCGCCCGGCAGCGCCCACTCCCCGCGCCGCGGCTCGATGCCGCGCCGGATCAGCCAGAGCGCCTCCGGCCCGTCGCTGAGCACCGCCACCGCCACCACCTTGGGGTCCCGGAACGCGATGAAGTCGCAGGCGCCGCAGGCCGGGAGCAGCTTCCCCTCGACCTCGCGCTCCGCCAGCTCGGTTGCGCAGCGCGGGCAGAAGCGTGCGGCGAGGGCGCTCGACGCCGGCCGCGGCTGGCTGGTCGGTTCCGGCATGAGCGCCATTATCTGCCCGTGCACGCGCCGCCCGGTCGGCGCCGATGGTGGGATCGCGCCGGTCAGCCGGTGGGCAGCCTGGCCTCGACGGCCACCTCGATGGCGTCGGCGACCTTGAGGGCGCCGAGCATCGCGCTGAACGGCTTGATGCCGAAGTCGGTCTGGCGGAGGCTCAGCCGGCCAGAGACCCGGTCACCGTCCTGGCCGAGCTCGATGCGCACCGGCCGGGTGGTCCCGTTGATGGTGAGATCGCCGCTGACCGTGAACCTCCCGTCCCCCGAGCTCTCGATCGAGGTCGACGTGAAGCTGATGCTCCCGTTGGGGAGGATCTTCTGGGCGATGTTCTTCTTGATGTCGGCGCGGTCCTTGTCGCTGAGCGGGGTCGCCCCACCGTGTCCCTCGACGACCTCGAGGGAATGGCCGTCCACGGTTGCGGTGACGCTCGACCGTGTGATGTCGTCGGGGTCGAGATTGACCTCGGCGCTCCACGAGGTGGGCTCCAGGGTGAGGTCGTGCCCCACCCGGGCCGCCATGCCCTCGCGCTTGGTGTAGACCTTGATGCTCCCGTCGCCGGGTCCGAGGGTGATAGCCATGGGGCGGAATGCTACGCGGTCCCCACTAGCGGCAGGTCGTCCTTAGTGGCAACGGTCAGCGCCCGGACGCGAAGATGAGAGACACGCCGATCACGTTGAAGACGGCGTGGATGATCATGCCGGGAAGCAGGCTTCCGCTGCGCTCGTAGACCAGTGCGAGGAGGCAGCCGAGCACGAAGATCGGGATCAGCAGCGCCAGCTCGGCGTGGGCGGCGGAGAACACCAGCGCGCTCAGCGTCACCGCCGCCCAGAGCGGCACCCGGCGGCGCAGCCATCCGTAGAGGAACCCGCGGAAGAAGGTCTCCTCGGCCACCGGGGCGATCACCGAGACCGCGACCACGGCGAGCAGCCGGTAGTGGCCGAAGGCGTCGCGGACCGCCTGCGGCTGGCCGTTGTGGGCCTGGGGGAAGAGCTGGCTGCCGACCACTCCGGCGAGCACCACCAGCACGTACGCCGCCAGCGCGAGGGGGAGGGCGAGGAGCAGCCAGCGGGTCGACACCGGCCGCCACCCCAGGGTGCTCAGCGGCGCCCGGCGGCGCCCGGTCACCAGCAGCAGCACCGCGCCGACCACGCCCGCGTACAGCGAGAGGCTGGACAGGAACCTGCTGATCGCGGTGCGCAGCTCCGGGTCGTGCTGCGGCAGCAGCGGGAGGGTCACAGCGGCGAGACCGAGGGTGATCGCCCCGACCAGCACGACGGCGATGGGGAGGCTGAGCAGCACGTCGGTCCAGTCCCACGGACTGAGCTCGCGCCCCGCGTCCGCACCCGCCTCCGGCCGGCTCTCGACGCCGGTGCCGCTCACCCCTGGCACCGCCCACCGGTGCAGTACCAGTCGTACATGTTGAAGGTCCACACCCGGTCGTTCCGCTGCAGCCCGTGGAGGCGCACGGTGTGGCTGTTCACCACCACCTGCTGGTACAGCGGCAGCTCGGGGAGGTCGTGGGCGAGCTGGCGCTCCACCTGCCGGTAGGCGAGCGCCCGCCGCGCCAGGTCGACGCTGGACCGCCCCTCGTCGAAGCCGCGGTCGACCTCGGGGTTGTCCTCACCGGTGGCGTCCTGGCCCTGACCGCGGTTCGCGGCCGAGGGCACCTGGCTCTCGGCGGGGCAGGCGCCGCGGCAGTCGGAGTGGTACACGGAGTACCAGCCGTCGGGCTCGGGCGAGCCGGTGTAGCCGTACATCGCCAGGTCGAACTGGTGGCTGTAGAGCACACTGCCGTCGCTGAAGGAGCCGAAGAGCCGGCCCGCCTTCAGGGTGCTGAGGTTGGTGAAGATGCCCACCTTCTCGAGGTCGGACTGCACCGCCACCTGGGCCTGCTGCCGGGCGGTGTTGCCGGAGGTGGTGACGAAGTCGAGGTCGATGCAGTGACCGGCCGCGTCGGCGCGGCCGCGGCCGTCGTGGCAGGCGGGGCTGAGCCGGTAGCCGGCCTCGTCGAGGAGGCGCCGGGCCGCCGCCGGGTCGTACCCCGTGGTCGGGATCGACGGGTCGCGGATGAACTCCTCGCCGAGGTAGATCCACGAGTCCTGCGGCACCACCGTCTGACCCTGGGCGATGGTCCTGACGATCTGCTCCCGGTCGATCGCCCGCAGCATCGCCTGGCGCACCCGCAGGTCCGCGGTCACCGGGTTGACCCGTGCCTGCGGCCCGCACAGCCCCCGGGCCGCGGCGCACATGTTGACGTCGATCTTCTCCGCCCCGGACTCGGGGATCGTCTGCACCGCCAGCCTCCCCTGCCTGACGGCGTCCTGGAGGTCGCGGAGGAGGGCGAGCCGGTAGTCCATGCCGAAGTCGATCTCGCCGGCGCGGGCCTGGTCGAGCTGCGACTTCACGTCGGAGACGAACTTGAAGATCACCCGGTCGAGGTGGGGCTGATGCCTGCGGTCCCAGTAGCGGCGGTTGCGCACCAGGGTGATCGACCTGGCGGGCTCGTACCTCTCGAGGACGTAGGGCCCGGTGCCGACGATGATCCGGTCGAGGGTGTCGGTGCCGCGGTAGGCGTCGGGCGCGCCCGTCCCCCTGGTCAGGTCGACGGTCTGCGGCGTCTTCTCGAGGTCGGTGTTGCCCCGGAACGCGTTCTCCAGCTGCGTCGCCGGCATGATCCCGTAGACCCCCGAGCCCAGCGACAGGTAGGCCCCGTACTGGGTCTTGAAGCTGAGCGTCGCCTGGGTGGCGGTGTCCTCGCGGCAGTCGACGACCTGGTCGGGACCGGCGGTGCTGAGCACCGCGGTGGGGTTCCGGTCCCGGTAGCGGAGCCAGAAGAACTGGATGGTGGCGCAGACGTCGTGGGCGCCGAAGCGGCTGCCGTCGTGCCAGAGCACGTCGTTGCGGAGCTTCCAGGTGACGCACATCGCCGGGACCATCCGGGCGCCGCCGGCGCCGACCGCCGGGCAACCCGAGGTGCGCACGTCGCCGTTGGCGGTGGTGGGCACCTCGGTGGCGAGCATCGGGCGCCAGAAGTCGGCGAGGCTGCGCGCGTTCGCGGTCTCCTCCAGCGGCCGGTACCAGAGCAGGCCCTCGGCGATCGGGGCGTCGACGGCGACCGAGAAGAGCATGCTGTCGACGATCCCGGCGGCGAGGAAGGAGGTGGGCTCCTGGACCACGCCGACGGTCATCGTGCCGCCCTGGTTGGCGGGGTCCCTGGCGTCGCCGGTGGGCGAGGTCGCCGAGGGTGCGCCTCCGCCACAGGCCGCCAGCAGCAACAGCGCCGCCAGCAGCAGCCTGAGCGCGGACCCCATGTCTCCTCCTCTCAGCGCGGAGGCGCTGGATGATCGGCGGGCCTCCCCCCAGCCATCGGCCGCCTCGTCGCCGGCAGCCCTTCCCCTGGCGCCGAGTGTAGCCACCGGCAGGTGCTGCTATAACCAGCGGCCATGGCGCAGCGCACCGCCCTCTTCGACCGCCATGTCGCCCTGGGAGCGCGCATGGTCGAGTTCGGTGGCTACGAGATGCCGCTGCAGTACGGCGGGATCCGCGACGAGCACCTCGCCGTCCGCGGGCGCGCCGGCGTCTTCGACATCTCCCACATGGGCGAGGTGCTGATCACCGGCCCCGGGGCCGAGGCGTCGGTGCAGCGCCTGGTCGCCAACGACGTGTCGCGGCTGGCGCCGGGCGCCGCCCTCTACGGGGTGATGTGCACCGAGGAGGGGGGCATCGTCGACGACGTCATCGTCTACCGCGAGCTCCGCGACCGGGGATTCATGGTGGTGGTCAACGCCGGCACCCGCCACAAGGACGTGGCCTGGATGCGCGACCACCTCGGCCCCGACACCGAGCTCGCCGACCTCAGCGACGAGCTCGCGCTGATCGCGGTGCAGGGTCCGCGCGCCCTCGACATCGTAGCTCCGCTCTGCGAGGCGGAGGTGGCCTCGCTGCGGCCCTTCCACTCCACCGGCAGCCGGGTCGCCGGCATCGACAGCGACACCTCGGTGGTGTCGCGCACCGGGTACACCGGCGAGGACGGGGTCGAGATCTACATCGACGCCACCCACGCCGGCGAGCTCTGGGACGCGCTCCTCGACGCCGGCCGCGACCTCGGCCTGCTGCCCGCGGGCCTCGGCGCCCGCGACACCCTGCGGCTCGAGGCCGGGCTGCGCCTCTACGGCCAGGACATGGACGAGACCGTCGACCCCTTCAGCGCCGGGCTGGGCTGGACGGTCAAGCTCGCCAAGGGCGACTTCTGCGGCTCCGACGCGCTCCGGCGCATCGCCGAGCAGGGTCCGCCGCGGCGCACCGTGGGGCTGCGCCTCGAGGGCCGGAGCATCGCCCGCCACGGCCAGCCCGTCCTCGACGCCGGCCGGCAGGTGGGCGAGGTCAGCAGCGGCAGCTACTCCTTCACCCTCGGCTCCGGCATCGCCACCGCGCTGGTCGAGCCCGACGCCGCCGGCCGCGAGCGTCTCGACGTCGACATCCGCGGGACGGTGGCGAGCGCCGCCGTGGTCCCCCCTGCCTTCTACAAACGCTGAAGCGAACGAGGAGCCGATCGCCGTGCCCGACCTGAGCGCCTTCCGGTTCACCGCGACCCACGAGTGGGTGGAGACTGTCGACGGCGGCGCCCGCGTGGGCGTCACCGACTTCGCCCAGGCCCAGCTCGGCGACGTCATCTTCCTCGAGCTGCCCGAGCTGGGCACCACCCTGAAGCCCGGCGACCGGTTCGGCGTGGTCGAGTCGGTGAAGGCCGCGAGCGACCTCTACTCGCCGGTGGGAGGTCGCGTCGCCGAGGTCAACGACGCCCTCGGCGACGCCCCCGAGCGGGTCAACCAGGACCCCTACGGCGGGGGCTGGCTGATGCGCCTGGAGGACGTCGACGAGGACGGTGCGAAGCTGCTCGACGGTGCCGAGTACGCGAGGCTGACCGAGGCCGAGGCGCACTAGCCTCGACCCTGGGCGCAGCGTGCGACGGAGGTCAGAACGCCCCCGTGCCCGCCGGCGTGCCCAGGCCCGCGGGCGGGGTGTAGCCGCCGGCGACCGGGTTCAGCCGGTCGGTGTGGGCGTACGGATAGGAGCCCCCGACCACGGCCACGGTGTTGCCCGCGAGGGCGTACACGCCGGCGATGAAGGCGGTGGCGGCGCTGGTGCCGCCCGCCAGCACCCAGCCGGGACCCTGGTAGCTGTCGTACATGGCGACGCCGGTGGCGGGATCGGCGACCGCCGAGACGTCGGCGATGGTGCGCCGGGCGCAGCCCGGGTCGTGCTGCCAGGAGGGCTTCGGCTCGAAGCGGCTGCAGCCGCTGCTGGCGCCGGTCCACGGCGCCTCCGACCAGCCCCGGGAGCTGGCGTCGCGTCGCAGGGTGGTGCCCCCGACCGCGGTGACGTGGGGCGAGGCCGCCGGGTAGCCGGTGCCGTACCCGCCGTCGCCCGAGGCCGCGGTCACCGCGATGCCGGGGTGGTGGTAGAAGCCGTCCCACTGGGTCTCCATCGCGCTCTCGGCGACCCCGTAGCTGTTGCCGATGGCGGCGACCTGGGGGAGCGAGGCGGCGGTGTTCACGGCCGCACCGAGCTCCGGGATGCCGGCGCCGTCGGCCTCGACCAGGGCGATCCGGCAGTCCGGGCAGGCCGCCGAGAGCATGTCGAGGTCGAGCGAGATCTCGCGCGACCAGGCGATGTCGGGCCGCGGGGAGCGGCTGCCGCCGCGGGCGTCGAGCTTGCGGAAGCAGCCGTTGGCGGTGGTGCACGGGGGCAGCCCGAACT includes these proteins:
- a CDS encoding HAMP domain-containing sensor histidine kinase, with product MSPLLAPHPAGTAPVPSTGGDALLEIPDRRPTAWAPPAAADTLVPGLWARVRAPLPLGGMCREAPCALLGAILLLGIFLLDGRFASRGTVMSLAVLPVLAATRLLPRRLLLPLVALGVALDLAGPAVHGETPLTATVQASVLLAISAVGRGATVSWLRLSDSERRGRDLATEHRRTMELEESKSDFLRLASHEVRAPLTVLLGYIGLLEDGMFGELSAAARSQVLPVLRTKVDELVGLSEAMLQAARLDDGRLELDDQLVDVRDLVRQAGARVEPMLGPRHRLGVECPPAPVQVRGDSLRLLTVLFNLLANAVKYSPDGGEVRCTVRSGQGVAVVTVSDQGIGIHAEDLPRLFTRFTRVGRGTDSEIPGTGLGLYIARQLARKHGGDIIVASKRGVGSSFTVTLPLAG
- a CDS encoding NUDIX domain-containing protein — encoded protein: MPEPTSQPRPASSALAARFCPRCATELAEREVEGKLLPACGACDFIAFRDPKVVAVAVLSDGPEALWLIRRGIEPRRGEWALPGGYVDYDEHPRAAAARECHEEIGCEVEIDRLVGVHHANLVTAGVVIVAYAGRIVAGTPRACPEEVLEVRRFAVAALPPLAFATHGAIVGEWQRGAEVAPAP
- a CDS encoding YceI family protein, translated to MAITLGPGDGSIKVYTKREGMAARVGHDLTLEPTSWSAEVNLDPDDITRSSVTATVDGHSLEVVEGHGGATPLSDKDRADIKKNIAQKILPNGSISFTSTSIESSGDGRFTVSGDLTINGTTRPVRIELGQDGDRVSGRLSLRQTDFGIKPFSAMLGALKVADAIEVAVEARLPTG
- a CDS encoding CPBP family intramembrane glutamic endopeptidase, which gives rise to MSGTGVESRPEAGADAGRELSPWDWTDVLLSLPIAVVLVGAITLGLAAVTLPLLPQHDPELRTAISRFLSSLSLYAGVVGAVLLLVTGRRRAPLSTLGWRPVSTRWLLLALPLALAAYVLVVLAGVVGSQLFPQAHNGQPQAVRDAFGHYRLLAVVAVSVIAPVAEETFFRGFLYGWLRRRVPLWAAVTLSALVFSAAHAELALLIPIFVLGCLLALVYERSGSLLPGMIIHAVFNVIGVSLIFASGR
- a CDS encoding peptide ABC transporter substrate-binding protein, translating into MGSALRLLLAALLLLAACGGGAPSATSPTGDARDPANQGGTMTVGVVQEPTSFLAAGIVDSMLFSVAVDAPIAEGLLWYRPLEETANARSLADFWRPMLATEVPTTANGDVRTSGCPAVGAGGARMVPAMCVTWKLRNDVLWHDGSRFGAHDVCATIQFFWLRYRDRNPTAVLSTAGPDQVVDCREDTATQATLSFKTQYGAYLSLGSGVYGIMPATQLENAFRGNTDLEKTPQTVDLTRGTGAPDAYRGTDTLDRIIVGTGPYVLERYEPARSITLVRNRRYWDRRHQPHLDRVIFKFVSDVKSQLDQARAGEIDFGMDYRLALLRDLQDAVRQGRLAVQTIPESGAEKIDVNMCAAARGLCGPQARVNPVTADLRVRQAMLRAIDREQIVRTIAQGQTVVPQDSWIYLGEEFIRDPSIPTTGYDPAAARRLLDEAGYRLSPACHDGRGRADAAGHCIDLDFVTTSGNTARQQAQVAVQSDLEKVGIFTNLSTLKAGRLFGSFSDGSVLYSHQFDLAMYGYTGSPEPDGWYSVYHSDCRGACPAESQVPSAANRGQGQDATGEDNPEVDRGFDEGRSSVDLARRALAYRQVERQLAHDLPELPLYQQVVVNSHTVRLHGLQRNDRVWTFNMYDWYCTGGRCQG
- the gcvT gene encoding glycine cleavage system aminomethyltransferase GcvT; this encodes MAQRTALFDRHVALGARMVEFGGYEMPLQYGGIRDEHLAVRGRAGVFDISHMGEVLITGPGAEASVQRLVANDVSRLAPGAALYGVMCTEEGGIVDDVIVYRELRDRGFMVVVNAGTRHKDVAWMRDHLGPDTELADLSDELALIAVQGPRALDIVAPLCEAEVASLRPFHSTGSRVAGIDSDTSVVSRTGYTGEDGVEIYIDATHAGELWDALLDAGRDLGLLPAGLGARDTLRLEAGLRLYGQDMDETVDPFSAGLGWTVKLAKGDFCGSDALRRIAEQGPPRRTVGLRLEGRSIARHGQPVLDAGRQVGEVSSGSYSFTLGSGIATALVEPDAAGRERLDVDIRGTVASAAVVPPAFYKR
- the gcvH gene encoding glycine cleavage system protein GcvH, with product MPDLSAFRFTATHEWVETVDGGARVGVTDFAQAQLGDVIFLELPELGTTLKPGDRFGVVESVKAASDLYSPVGGRVAEVNDALGDAPERVNQDPYGGGWLMRLEDVDEDGAKLLDGAEYARLTEAEAH
- a CDS encoding peptidase S8 — encoded protein: MRVRRGPEVAVMLAVTALLAVPGGAGAPPAPLAAVARPMIVIVPGHPGVPGTPGIRGYGPAELRSAYGLDGTAGQGRLVALVDAFDDPSAESDLAVYRSQFGLPPCTTANGCFRKLDARGGSRSPRPDIAWSREISLDLDMLSAACPDCRIALVEADGAGIPELGAAVNTAASLPQVAAIGNSYGVAESAMETQWDGFYHHPGIAVTAASGDGGYGTGYPAASPHVTAVGGTTLRRDASSRGWSEAPWTGASSGCSRFEPKPSWQHDPGCARRTIADVSAVADPATGVAMYDSYQGPGWVLAGGTSAATAFIAGVYALAGNTVAVVGGSYPYAHTDRLNPVAGGYTPPAGLGTPAGTGAF